Genomic segment of Carassius carassius chromosome 19, fCarCar2.1, whole genome shotgun sequence:
CCTAAGACCTGCCACGGAAACACAGGGACCATGCGACAACGAAACAGAGGACCTGCAGAAAGGAAACGATCACGTAGTCTTCTTTCCTGGAGACATTCAGGTTGGTGCATGTCATCATTACCACTGACTGACGGTTTGCCCTGCTTTAGATGGCCTTTGTAATCAACCATGCCTTAGGAAAGAGCTCAACACTGTCAGGAATTAGATACTGTTTACACCGTTTTTGAATGGGTTCAAAATATACCTATAGCAGTTTAGCTTCGGGTTGGATctatatttagtttttcattagAGACATTGAAAACAGGCCCACGACACATACTGCAGAAGTCTGCTTAGTTATCGCGCATATGCACATCACTTTAAGACAGGTTACTGAGGATTTCTGAAATCCTTTAGACTTGGAGTGATGCTCATATTTCATTGTTTCTTTAAGCACATTATTTTCCAAGTTTATATTCTGGTTAAGCCTTTATTTAGAGAAAAAAGAAAACGTAAAAAATGGTTGTTAATGTCTcggagggaaaaaaaataaattttatgctcaccaagactgtatttacaaaaaaaagaaaatgtatatagtaataacagtaacactgcaaaacataataacaacttaaaataattgttttctattttaatatattttaaaatgtaagttattgcTGTGGTGgaactttgtttttcttcagataaatgaaaagacatgcaCATTAAGTCCTGCTATTTTCTTCTAGAAGAATGTTAGTAAAAACTTAAATATACCAGAATTGTGTAAACAGAAatttttgaattttaaaatgtttagaaaTTGGTAGATTTTCAGAAGTCATGGAAATTGctatagtaaataaaaatgtctcaTTATGTCCAGGTGCAGCTGTTCAATTTTAATCGGTGAGAAATGGCTCTCTAAATTTTCAGAAAATgcaacctaaaaataaaaataaaacggaaATTATGAATGACCAGAAAAGTCATAAATACTTTGGTACAGTGATTTTGCTtcaaagtgtttatatatatatatatatatatatatatatatatatatatataggactgCTAGGACTCAGTTTGTTAAACTTGGCTATTCATATGCAACTTTCTCATTCTCATCCACCATGCAGAACTTTCAGCAGGAAATGGCCCTCCAGCCTGATGCTACCCCATGGATGTCCTGGAGTCTGGAGCGTGTCGCCCTCATCCTGGGTAAACGTTTTCCTGGCTGCCATATCTGGGTCATCCGCGCATCCCAAATGTACCTACACAAGTTCAGCTGCTATCAGAACTTTGTAGAGAGCAACCTATTTGGAGCACCAGAACACTCTCCAGACTACGGAGCCGTTTGCCACCTGAGGGCACTCCTGGGTCACAGCATGCAGCGGGCTGGCCTCTCAAATCCTTTACCCCCTCTTAGTGGTACATCCACCCCTGGCCCCATGCCTGCAGGTTTCACCCTCACCATAGTGGGCTTCAGTAAAGGATGTGTTGTTCTCAATCAGATAGTGTATGAGCTGGCTGGAGCTCGAGCAAATCCAGAACTGAGGCAATTTTTGGACAGCGTTTCAGATATGTACTGGCTGGACGGAGGACACCCTGGGGGCAATGAGACATGGGTGACCGATAAGTGTGCTCTGGGTGAGCTGGCCTCCAGCGGGCTGGCTATCCATGCCCATGTCACTCCATATGAGGTATGCGACCCAATGAGGGCATGGGTTGGGCGAGAGCACCGCAGCTTTATAAAGACTCTGGAGGATCTGGGCGCTTGTCTTAGCCAGAAACTACATTTTGAGGATGAGCCAGCATCCATCGATAATCACTTCCGGGTGATTCAGGAATTCTGACTCTTCTCGATCTGTGCTTTCACAAGTCTTAACATGGAATGTATTCTTTTCAGAGTAGATGATATATCAGTTAGTCAAGAGCTTTGAGTTTCTAGGCTTTGAAAGAATAACTATGCTGCCAACAAAACACTCATAAAATACAAGAGAAGACTGAAGCTTAATGACCAACCTTGTAAAACTTTTAACTGCCTGACATTAAGCCCTATTCGTTGCCTGTTGCATCTAACTACATCAGCTCTGTCTGATATAGTATGATATTTCTTTTACATAATCTGTTTGGAATGGGGATATGCTTGTAAAATCATCACCTCCCTTATATTCAAAGGGCTCTCATTTccaacagcataaaaaaaaacgaGAAATCTGAAAATGCTTAATACatttatgttgttaaattaaaaagCATGGATTTTTATTCAAGTACGTATCCATTATTAAGTATGGATACTtttgaatgaaaattaaaaaaaagtatttccttAAGCAGTCCTGTTTATGCTTATAGTCTTACATCAGTGGATTTATCAGACGTTCATGTTTAATGTTTggtgttaaatattatttatcaaataCAAAAATCCAAGGATCTTCCATTAGAATCAAATGTACAGAATATATTTTTGGTTAGctgggaaaaagaaaaaaaaacttatttaaaatattttatttactgacttgatgttaataatgtttaatagaCTGCTTGATGGTTAGCATCTGAAACGATTCCAGTATTGTATCTCAGAAGACTGTAGGTGGCGCACTTTATTTGGCTCGTTCTCTTGAATACATTGTATCACATGAACGTGTTTTTTTGCAATATCCTCAGTGTAATGCGATGAATGTACTTCCTGCTTCATAGTCATTCCAGGCTGAtgtatttcaataaaaatgttgaaatgtttgaGTGTTGATGTTgatctgtttatttaaaatagtaattttatatatttttaagtactaatttaaataatgcatttcaaGTTGACAAAATGAGTTTGAGGAAAAGTTACAACATCAAATGCACATATAGTATATACATTTATGAGTCATAAATCAACAACATACAAAGTCTGTTTTAAGGGTAGATCCTTTACAACACTCGACTGTTAATGGCTTTATTATAATTTGCGTAAATCATTTGAGCATCATTTATTTTGGTACACAGAACTCAAAATACACAGTTTTCATCATGAAATGAAAGATCTACAATTATCAGTTTTCACTAATCCTGCCTAAGATAGAAAGAGAATCGAGAAAGTTCGTCACAAGCTTTCTGCCAATACCACAGTTACTGCTCAGAAATGCTCTCCAAAGCCCAGTGTATTCAATATTGAATTCCAGCATCAAATACCTTATGGCTCTTAAACATTATTGAGGCTGTTTCCCAGGCAAGGAATATATTCAAGTTTTTCTTTAAGATGATGTCATACAGCAAGCACACGACCGTGACAAGAGCCTCTCATCTTAGGAGACAATAGCTCTATTATGACTGCAGACTGGTGACATCTCTGGGAAAGCGTAAGGCCCTGAGCACGCAAACACATGAGCTCTTCACACCTCTTTAAACGGAGAACAATAACCGAAGGGCTCGACCTTAAGACTGAATTCTGCAATACTAACATTTCCAGTTCTAACAGCCACTCAACTAAATATTACACCAGTAAACCTTAAGCTGATCTAGTTGTATTTGTTGCATTACTAAACACGTTCTGATGTGCAGAAGCCTTTCCACCACAATATTCTAACATTCATTACATTCTTTCCAGAATTCACACCCTGTACTTTCATCACAACCAAACATGCTTACCTATCCGAACATAAGCATAGCATTTCGACCATAACAGCCAACTTTGATAACCCATCCTTTCATGCCCTACCTAATCCAAGACCATTAATATAGCTTTTAACACAGTTTTCCTTTCTATATCCCACTGAATATATATACATCTCCATAACCAAAAGCACATAGAAATAATTTACTTTAAACACAACAGGATATCAGTCTAAAGGGTGTACCAGTATGTCAATTAAAACCGGATAAACATTAACAAGAATACATCCACATTAATGTGCTGCACCAGCATTACAGAAGATCATCAAGTCAGGTTGCTCGGTTCaagcatagaaaataaaaatgtacacaaaGGCACTGGAGAAATATACACTGGTAAACTGTGCAGTTACAGCTAACCCTGAGAACAAGGCTGAACCCTCCATCAGTTAATAGCATTAGTTTAGAAACACCTGTACAAAACAAGGCAACAAAAACCCTGAGTTACCTCAAATCGGTGCATAGATAAAAACTGTCATTTCAAGATTATGTATAAACCATAAACCATCACAGGCATTGAGATAGGCGCCTCCCATGGGGGAATGCTAGAATCTTGcttaataatagtttattatacaataaattggcaataaaaaaaaggaaatatttaaaacaaaaatcattttaaaacagaTACAGTTGATTTACTCAATTTAAAGCggttaaaaatattttctcttattttagtgacacaaacacatacaatagAGGGTTTAAGTGCTTTCCTGCATTTCTTTAGTCATTATCAGGGAGGAAGTTCTGTGACCAATACAAACACATATTTGTGTAATCCAGGGTGTGTTGTGCGTGTTTGAGTTGAGTCACATTTTTATGGAGCCCACGAATGTGTCAATGCCACAAGAAAGTAGAGGATGCAAGACAAAACACGCACCAATGCACCGAGAGCATTCCTGCACTGAACCTTTTTAACAGAGACCATCGCAATTAACATAGTCTAATCATAAAAACTCTTTCTGATgttgagaagcaaagcagaaaaCGGTCTTTTTCAAATCCCTTGTTGAAAATCCCTTAAGTGCAGTAATGGAAATAGTGTTGAGATTAACATGGGCTGAGATCAGCAGAAAATTAAAATCGATACTGAAtggcaattaaaatatttaaattaataatttaaaacccGAAGATGGCAGGAAAAGGCAGCAACATAGATATTTAGATTCTCACTCTTTAACATTACACTAGATTTGGCCCTTTTGGTTGGCCAGAGGATGTTGAAAACAGCATTAGGACAGAAGCGTGTTTGCTGGTGCTGTGCGGGGGCCAACAACAAGGAACAAAATGCTATTCAGTGTAAGTGTGTTGCCCTTTTGGATCAGCACAAGTGGTCACCGTCGCCAGTGGCTGACATGTCCTCCTCAAAACGAAACCTCTTGGTGTGCGGTGAGTCCAGAATGTTCTCTTTGTCTTCGGGATCCTCTGGTGGCGCAGACCACTTCCCACCATAACTCCTTTCCCGGGGAGTGCGTGGGGTCACGGGGAGCGGATCAGAACCTGGATAATGGAGCCACAGCCAGGGATGGGTCATACAATCGGCTGCACTGGGACGATCCCTGATAAAGCAGAGGAGAATTCACTAAAGGACTTTGAGATGTGGCTGAATGGAAAACATTCTGATACTATTATGCTGAAACAGTAAAgagtaataataaaatcaaagtaCATTAATTAGTTGATGACAGCAAGTGGAAATCTATACCAAACTTTTTGCTGGCATTTTTGCTTAACAGTCTGACCTCATTTAATCTCAGTTGCTTACAGGCTTAAATGTTTTCTGCAAATGTGTGAATGTCTGAagacaaatgaaaagaaaattaaacCTGGACTTTATACTTTGTGATAACCAATATCTATACAATCTAAGGCAATGG
This window contains:
- the c19h2orf69 gene encoding mitochondrial protein C2orf69 homolog, translated to MGSIRSVVACLSLAAIARKMSAAAGLCGPGTSATAPALRRLTSVPGYDQNRLNDVLLLRPATETQGPCDNETEDLQKGNDHVVFFPGDIQNFQQEMALQPDATPWMSWSLERVALILGKRFPGCHIWVIRASQMYLHKFSCYQNFVESNLFGAPEHSPDYGAVCHLRALLGHSMQRAGLSNPLPPLSGTSTPGPMPAGFTLTIVGFSKGCVVLNQIVYELAGARANPELRQFLDSVSDMYWLDGGHPGGNETWVTDKCALGELASSGLAIHAHVTPYEVCDPMRAWVGREHRSFIKTLEDLGACLSQKLHFEDEPASIDNHFRVIQEF